Proteins from a single region of Longimicrobium sp.:
- a CDS encoding pyridoxal-phosphate dependent enzyme codes for MPAAPPPATADLACFRCGDVQPFDLHAYLCPSCGAGEGDPGILDVRYDYDEVRARLPRSGLGGGKAGRGGVFRYQAFLPVAAPRVPLLPAGGTPLLSSPRLAKHFGLKALYLKDETANPTQCLKDRATAVAVSLAAARGQDTLYCASAGNAAISLAGFCAAARLACHVWVPARVSFARLAWLHRFGAAVHVSTGDYDRAFDESEAEGARRGWFSRNCAFNPFLVEGKKTAALEVAEQLGGRVPDLVVAPVGDGCTLAAMGKGFRELREVGRAEALPRLVGVQAEGVQPLVRRFRGEADADEEGRTRAASIAVRHPRNARRLLRELEASGGTMLAVPDAETERAAALLSAEAGVRAEFTSAAALAGLARLAEAESLEGKTAVVLVTGGRAE; via the coding sequence ATGCCTGCCGCCCCTCCTCCCGCCACCGCCGACCTGGCCTGCTTCCGCTGCGGCGACGTGCAGCCGTTCGACCTGCACGCGTACCTCTGCCCCTCGTGCGGCGCGGGCGAGGGCGATCCCGGCATCCTGGACGTCCGCTACGACTACGACGAGGTGCGCGCGCGGCTCCCCCGCTCCGGCCTGGGGGGCGGGAAGGCGGGGCGCGGCGGGGTCTTCCGCTACCAGGCCTTCCTCCCCGTCGCCGCGCCGCGGGTGCCGCTGCTGCCGGCGGGGGGGACGCCGCTCCTGTCGTCGCCGCGCCTGGCGAAGCACTTCGGGCTGAAGGCGCTGTACCTGAAGGACGAGACGGCGAACCCCACGCAGTGCCTCAAGGACCGCGCGACCGCCGTGGCCGTTTCTCTCGCTGCGGCGCGGGGGCAGGACACCCTCTACTGCGCCTCGGCGGGCAACGCGGCGATCTCGCTGGCGGGCTTCTGCGCGGCCGCGCGGCTGGCCTGCCACGTGTGGGTGCCGGCGCGCGTCTCGTTCGCGCGGCTGGCGTGGCTGCACCGCTTCGGCGCGGCCGTGCACGTCTCCACGGGCGACTACGACCGCGCCTTCGACGAGTCCGAGGCCGAGGGGGCGCGCCGGGGGTGGTTCAGCCGCAACTGCGCCTTCAACCCCTTCCTGGTGGAGGGGAAGAAGACGGCCGCCCTCGAGGTGGCCGAGCAGCTCGGCGGGCGGGTGCCGGACCTGGTGGTGGCGCCGGTGGGCGACGGCTGCACCCTGGCGGCCATGGGGAAGGGCTTCCGCGAGCTGCGCGAGGTGGGGCGCGCGGAGGCGCTGCCGCGGCTGGTGGGGGTGCAGGCCGAGGGGGTGCAGCCGCTGGTCCGCCGCTTCCGCGGCGAGGCGGACGCGGACGAGGAGGGCCGCACCCGCGCGGCGTCCATCGCCGTGCGGCACCCGCGCAACGCGCGCCGCCTGCTGCGCGAGCTGGAGGCGAGCGGAGGGACGATGCTGGCCGTCCCCGACGCCGAGACGGAGCGCGCCGCCGCCCTGCTGAGCGCCGAGGCCGGGGTGCGGGCGGAGTTCACCAGCGCGGCGGCGCTCGCCGGGCTGGCGCGCCTCGCCGAGGCCGAGTCGCTGGAGGGAAAGACCGCGGTCGTGCTCGTCACCGGCGGGCGGGCGGAGTAG
- a CDS encoding ArgE/DapE family deacylase, producing MRADREYFTDLLSRLVRINSINPAFSEGATDEREIAAFVAEEMERLGMAAERFEPEPGRASVLGRLAGAGSGRSLMLYAHADTVGVEGMADPFSGEVRDGRVYGRGAYDMKGGLAACLAAVKALRDAGARLRGDLLIAAVADEEVASLGMADLLTRATADAAIVTEPTEMRVCLAHKGFVWVEVETHGRAAHGSRFQDGVDANMRMGRFLARLDGLERELRASAPHPLVGPPSLHAAVLRGGTGTSTYAAHCRLEIERRTIPGETEELVLSQLRSISGALAAEDPTFRADVRTMLARGSFEAPADAPVVRAVLAAAAEVLGREPETIGEPYWMDTALIADAGIAAVAFGARGAGAHADEEWADVDSHVQLVEVLARAAAEFCGQA from the coding sequence ATGCGCGCGGACCGCGAGTACTTCACGGACCTGCTCTCCCGGCTGGTCCGCATCAACTCGATCAACCCGGCGTTCAGCGAGGGGGCCACGGACGAGCGCGAGATCGCCGCCTTCGTGGCCGAAGAGATGGAGCGGCTGGGGATGGCGGCGGAGCGCTTCGAGCCGGAGCCGGGGCGGGCGAGCGTGCTCGGACGGCTGGCGGGCGCCGGGAGCGGACGATCGCTCATGCTCTACGCGCACGCGGACACCGTGGGCGTGGAGGGGATGGCGGACCCGTTCTCGGGCGAGGTGCGGGACGGGCGCGTGTACGGGCGCGGCGCCTACGACATGAAGGGCGGGCTGGCGGCGTGCCTGGCCGCGGTGAAGGCGCTCCGCGACGCGGGCGCGCGCCTCCGGGGCGACCTGCTGATCGCCGCGGTGGCCGACGAGGAGGTGGCGAGCCTGGGGATGGCGGACCTGCTCACGCGCGCCACCGCGGACGCGGCCATCGTCACCGAGCCCACGGAGATGCGCGTGTGCCTGGCGCACAAGGGGTTCGTGTGGGTGGAGGTGGAGACGCACGGGCGGGCGGCGCACGGGAGCCGCTTCCAGGACGGGGTCGACGCGAACATGCGGATGGGGCGCTTCCTGGCGCGGCTGGACGGGCTGGAGCGCGAGCTGCGCGCCTCGGCGCCGCACCCGCTGGTGGGGCCGCCCTCGCTGCACGCGGCGGTGCTGCGCGGCGGCACCGGCACCAGCACCTACGCGGCGCACTGCCGGCTGGAGATCGAGCGCCGCACCATCCCCGGCGAGACGGAGGAGCTGGTGCTCTCGCAGCTCCGCTCCATCTCCGGCGCGCTCGCGGCCGAGGACCCCACCTTCCGCGCGGACGTGCGGACGATGCTGGCGCGCGGCTCGTTCGAGGCGCCGGCCGACGCGCCGGTGGTGCGCGCGGTGCTCGCGGCCGCGGCGGAGGTGCTGGGCCGGGAGCCGGAGACGATCGGCGAGCCGTACTGGATGGACACGGCGCTGATCGCGGACGCCGGGATCGCCGCGGTGGCGTTCGGCGCGCGCGGGGCCGGCGCCCACGCCGACGAGGAGTGGGCCGACGTCGACAGCCACGTGCAGCTGGTGGAGGTCCTGGCCCGCGCGGCGGCGGAGTTCTGCGGGCAGGCTTGA
- a CDS encoding cytochrome P450 has translation MSTATAPVRERAPAGLPDPPGPRGGLPFARLAAFRRDPLAYLTGLQRAHGDVVRFRFGPRRLYLLSHPELVQGVLVTRHRNFIKSLALQRARVLLGSGLLTSEGDFHLRQRRLAQPAFHRERVAALGATMAEYAARTGERWRAGAELDVAREMNRMTLAIAGKTLFGADVEGEAAEVARALDVALEMFRRLTNPLGVVLDRLPVPGTLRMKRARESLDATVYRIIERRRSGGEDRGDLLSMLLAARDQEGDGGGMTDEQLRDEALTLFLAGHETTANALAWTWHLLALHPDAEARLHAEVDSLPAGRLPGAGDVPSLPYTRAVFAESMRLYPPAWTIGREPLADFEAGGFRVRAGAAVLMSPWVVHRDPRWWPDPERFDPDRWTPEAEAAQPRLAYFPFGAGPRKCIGEGFAWLEGVLALATLARRWRLRHVPGARVLPHPTITLRPRGLAMRAEERE, from the coding sequence GTGAGCACGGCCACGGCGCCGGTCCGGGAGCGGGCCCCGGCCGGACTCCCCGACCCGCCCGGCCCGCGCGGCGGGCTCCCCTTCGCGCGGCTGGCCGCCTTCCGCCGCGACCCCCTCGCGTACCTCACCGGCCTGCAGCGCGCGCACGGCGACGTGGTCCGCTTCCGCTTCGGGCCGCGGCGCCTGTACCTCCTCTCGCACCCCGAGCTGGTGCAGGGCGTCCTGGTTACCCGCCACCGGAACTTCATCAAGAGCCTGGCGCTGCAGCGCGCCCGGGTGCTGCTGGGCAGCGGCCTGCTCACCAGCGAGGGCGACTTCCACCTGCGCCAGCGCCGCCTGGCCCAGCCCGCCTTCCACCGCGAGCGCGTGGCCGCGCTGGGGGCCACCATGGCGGAGTACGCCGCGCGCACGGGAGAGCGCTGGCGGGCCGGGGCGGAGCTGGACGTGGCGCGCGAGATGAACCGCATGACGCTGGCGATCGCCGGGAAGACGCTCTTCGGCGCCGACGTGGAGGGCGAGGCCGCGGAAGTGGCGAGGGCGCTCGACGTGGCGCTGGAGATGTTCAGGCGCCTCACCAACCCGCTCGGCGTGGTCCTCGACCGGCTCCCGGTGCCGGGGACGCTCCGGATGAAGCGGGCGCGCGAGTCGCTCGACGCCACCGTCTACCGCATCATCGAGCGGCGGCGCTCGGGCGGCGAGGACCGCGGCGACCTCCTCTCCATGCTCCTGGCCGCGCGCGACCAGGAGGGCGACGGCGGCGGGATGACCGACGAGCAGCTGCGCGACGAGGCGCTCACCCTCTTCCTGGCCGGGCACGAGACCACCGCCAACGCGCTCGCCTGGACCTGGCACCTGCTGGCGCTCCACCCCGACGCCGAGGCGCGCCTGCACGCCGAGGTCGATTCTCTCCCCGCCGGCCGCCTCCCGGGCGCCGGCGACGTGCCGAGCCTCCCCTACACCCGCGCCGTCTTCGCCGAGTCGATGCGCCTGTACCCGCCGGCGTGGACGATCGGTCGCGAGCCGCTGGCCGACTTCGAGGCGGGCGGCTTCCGGGTGCGGGCCGGCGCGGCGGTGCTGATGAGCCCGTGGGTGGTCCACCGCGACCCGCGCTGGTGGCCCGACCCCGAGCGCTTCGACCCCGACCGCTGGACGCCGGAGGCGGAGGCCGCGCAGCCGCGCCTGGCCTACTTCCCCTTCGGCGCGGGCCCGCGCAAGTGCATCGGCGAGGGCTTCGCCTGGCTGGAGGGCGTGCTGGCGCTGGCCACCCTCGCCCGGCGCTGGCGGCTGCGCCACGTCCCCGGCGCCCGGGTCCTCCCCCACCCGACCATCACGCTCCGCCCCCGCGGCCTGGCGATGCGGGCCGAGGAGCGGGAGTAG